The window TCAGGGTAGCTGGTCACCCTGTAACTTCAGCTCTCTGATGGGTTCCATAAAAGTTTTCATTTCGtagtttatctgttttattttgtgatgTTTTTCATTATTAGGGAGGAAACAatattctttccagctttcttATATCATATATAGAAGCAGAAATATCTTACagtaatttgctttaaaaaaaaaagccttatgcAGGTACATGTATTCACAtataaagagtaaaagaaaaggaTTTCTCACATATAAAGAGTGGTTAtactatgttttaaatttttgagtttttaaaatttttcttctttgaactgTTCTCTATCTCCTAGATTCTTTAGAGATCcaacttaaaaacataaaaaactgtgtgtattcttattttttaagtcaagTGCAAATGCTAGAACATTATTTTACCAAAGACATGccatttatttgctgtctttaaaaaataattttctttcaaacaGAAAGTTTTTTGTCCTCagaattcacatatttttttcaatatttctaatgCTATTCAGCATTTATCATCAAATGTAAAAGGTAAAagtcttacaggaaaaaaaataagactttcatttacaagaaaattatctttaaagcTTCATAAAAATCTCAATACACcagtttttcccattttaagaGTCTTGTGTTTAAAAGAACTAattgtttttgtatatattattctcATATCTCATATTATAATCTGCCCCCATGACAGCTATGATTGTTAAAGTGGCCTCTGTCACTCCAGGTTACAAGGCAAATATAGactaaaaaataaggtaaatgtAAACTAAAGAGTAAAGGCAGCTATAAAATCTtcctaaaatgaatatttatttttgtcaatgtTAAACATAACAGAGGGAGTTTTCAGGCAAAAGCTCAATATATTCAAGCAAGAAAAAGACTTCTGAAAAATTTACTCACATTATCCCTTTACCATATTACCTTTCCTCCAACACAGGATAGAAAAAGTCTCTATGCTATGCACTTGTAATATTTTCTATACCGTAACATACCTCACAGTACCCTAGAGACCATTCTCGGTTAGTAAGTCATTTGGTGAGGGTGGAGAGCATGGACCCCAAGgggtaaaaaaaagttttggtttATATCCTCCAAAGATAATCTCATTTCTATGAGGCCATTTCTATGAAAATGATctcattttcagagaaaagaagaaattaactgTACGAACCCCatgcttcatttttttacttAGTAAGAATGATTATCAAACAGGTAACTCAAACTATTTTCCAATTATGTTTACTTTCAGAGTTGCCTGGCATGCCATACATtccattcactcattttttctttttgttataaatttaCTGAGCTGGTACAGGGAATGTTGTGCTGAACAAACATTAAATGTTTCTACCCTTCCAGAGACCTTTTCTAACATCCTTAATTTGTCTCAATTTTTGGCTCCTATGCTGCTGCTATGTCTCTCCCTCATAGTGCATATCACCAATTGTTCAGTTCCTCAGTTAGATTACACACTCCTTAGTGACACTGACTAAATTTTCAGCATCTTAATGTCCTTACTACCAAGCACCAGCTAACCAATAACAAATTTCCTATAATGGAAGGTGAATAAAccagtaaataaatgaacagaggaGCCTATCGTCTAGCACATACAGAAACGCAAAGATATAAGTAGAGCAATAAAATCTAAGGGGAGCTTTGATGACAGCATTTGCAAGGTACAGAAAGAGCACAAAGGAGTCAGCAGATCAACTCCATTAGGGATGGAAGTGATCATAAAGGTTTCGTTCATTAAAGGCTTAAAGTGAACCCGGAAGGATGGTAAGAAGCTAGTTAAAGgaggtacctaggtggctcagtggttgagcatctgcctttggctcaagtcatgatcccagggtcctgggattgagacccacataaggctccttgcagggagcctgcttctccctctgcctatgtgtctacctctctctctccatctcttatgaataaataaataaataaaatcttaaaaaaaaaaaaaaaaaaagaagctagttAAGGAGCACCAACAAGGAAAAGGTGATTTCAGGTAGTGACAGAATCATGAGGAAAGCCAAGTATCAAATAGCATATTAGGATCAAAACACAGTAAGTAGGTTGGTAGGACTGAAGCATGGAGTGACACAGAAATTAGCCTGGGATCTGAACCTGGAAAGGTAAAGGAGGACTAGGCCAAGGAGCAGAGGAGGTAGATCGTTAACTGTCAGTCTAGAGACTGAGCCTTATGCTGTAACCCGTGAGGAATCCTTGGAAAGCTGAGTAAAGTTAAATGATAAGAtctgattttagaaaaattactCTAAGGAACATATAATATAGAATGAGGAGAAAGGGCAGATGGTTGAGAAAGTAAACATTTCAGAACAATTGGGAGATTATTTAAGTGGCCCAAGACGATTATAACTACAATGTCAATGAAAGCAGTCACACTGGGAAGagaactttaaagaagaaaaaaaaaagagttgcaaataaaaaacatacaaccATCAATTTTCTCCCCAATTAGTTTAGAGAGGCTAATTTACAAATGATCATTGCCTTCATTtgttaaataagaataattaacACAACATTGTGACAACTAtctgagataatgcatgtaaaatactAATACTGTGCAGCCAAGGGTAAAAATTGTGAACACGGTAGTAATCATTTTGTTGAAGCTGATGCTGAccagatttgaatcctggcttaaGCACTCTTGTGTGACCTTGATAAAGTAGCTTAACCTCTCTCTGCTcactttcttcctctgaaaaatgGAGTATATCTAGTACCTCGCAGGTTATAACTATTTTGagttttaccatttttaatatatttataaactgtTTACAAAAATGTAGACCAACGCTTGaagctttgtttttaataaaaatagatactAATAGAAAATAAGAAGTTAAAATGATTCTTACATTTTTGGCTTGGGTGAATGAGAGAAGGGGGTTCTAGAAAAGACAATTATCTTTTAGAAAAGACAATCAAAAAGATGATCATAATGACTATTCCCCCCCAAATTCTTTAAGATGATCTAATTAGTCTTCTAGGTGTTCTGCAAGTAAATTCTCCATATTTCAACACTTTCCATGGTATATTTTCATGCCTAATATCCTCAATACATACTGACAATATCTGAGGGCAAAGAACTGTGTCTTTTACTTCTGCATTCCCAATAAGTAGGATGTACCTGGCACATAAATAGACTCAGTATATGTTAGTTAAGTAACTTAACTTAAAGGAGATGTGGATAATTTCAACAAGTCCAGAGAATATTTGGAAAGAAGGATGTTTCCAAAGGATTTTACTTGTTACTCCCCTAGTGGCCTTAAAATTTTATCAAGTAGAATGTAAAAATTAATACACTGTTTTCTAGTGAATTCTCACTAACAAAAAGTGTTGAAATGCAAATCTATAATGAATATAGAGAATAAGCTAagtaatataaacaaaaacaaattatttgctGGTTTCCAACTTTCTCTTTTACCATGactatattcataaatatagCAGGTGCCATGCTGTGAAGGGCTAATATTAAGACTTTCAAATTCAGAGCTGAAGGGAGAATGGAAagattttcagaatatttatgCACATAAGAGTCACAGTCTCAATGTCTGTTGCATTTCCACTGTTTCACAGCATACCTTAGGTGAAGATCTTCAGAAAATTTCAGGCAGGCATAGATAAATTCTTTAATTTGGTTGTAAACTTTTGGCACaaattcagagaaaggaaacTTTTTGGGAAATGGTTGCTGTAAATGCAAGAATTAATGAAAGTAAGTCACAAACTAACATACGTTGAAGATTCttataaattaatcaaaatgCAAAAGGAATTTTCTTCCACATGGCAAACGGTCTATTTAACAACCTTAAATTTAAGAAAGTGTTTCCAAAAGTTTCCTGATACTGCAAAGAAgatgtaaatttaaataaataataattcaaatgCCTTTTAACACTCAAAGGGctaaaaaaaaactgtggtaaatattcagcaataaaaaggaatgaattattgcTATATACATCAACTTAAACGAATCTCAAAAagcatcatgctgagtgaaaaaagccagccTCTAAAGGTTACCtactgtatgattctgtttaGATGGCATTCTTGAAAAGGCAAAAGTAGATGGATAGCAACCAGATTGGCTGCCAAAGGCTGGGGGTTAGTGTTGGGAGGAACTGATTAAAAAAGAGCAGCATGAGGGAACTTTTGGGGATGAGGGAACTTTTGGTATTGTTATTGTGGTAGTACATATATGATTCAAAACACTGTCAAAACCATTAGAATTATATAGCACAGGATAATTTTAACtttatgtttggggaaaaaaatgtcctgaaagtataataaaagcaattatttCACAGTGTAAAACAAAATTGGAACATGCCCAGCAATACTCCTAACACTTCAAAGTTGAAAGGGCCCTCAGGTCATCTACTGATTCTCAAAGCAGGAACTTCTATTCTTCTTAGCCCCAAAATTATTCTCTGAAGGTGTTTTAGAGTTTAAACGTATTGAGTTGGAGGTAATGCCTTTAATGAAACTGATGAAGTGAAAAATTTATAGGATGCCAAagcaaacagaattttatttgATAGTATTCCTTACCTTTTCCAGTTCTGTATCTTGGAATGGGAATTGTCCTACCAcctttttatacatttcttcacTTGTTACTGGTATAGGGCTGTAGTTGTCAGAATCAAGTATGtttctagaaagaaaaggaaggaaggaagggtggacTGGTTAATCACATAGTGATTACAAGTAATTTTCAGGTAAACTCAAACGGTTGCATATATATAACCACCAAACAAATGACTTCCAGTCCCTAGTCTATTCCTCCTATAATGAAGCTATTTGTTTCAGGGACAAACACCTTAacagaagacaggaagaaaactaCAGTCTGAAACAAAGGGAACACAAGTATGAACATGATATCATAATATCTGAGATTTAGATATGAGACAAAATTTCATAGCAATATGGAGAAGCCATAAGGCAAATGAGTAGCAAACAACAAAAGGATGTGTGTGGGAAAGAcaaaaggattttgttttctcatttgcttttgaagaaaatatatttgattatgcTCTTTAATTCTATACTAGACATCTATTCTAACTTTCAAAATTGGTAGATGAGGAAAAGTAACTTCTATAATAAGTCCAAACTCTATTAATTTACTTCATCTACTGTTCTGTATTAAGAGTGAACTTCATCCATAGGAACTGGCTCCTTAGCTAGACTGGAGGCTCTCTAAAATGCAGAGACCATACTATCAAAATCAGAACCAAATTTACTGAAGGTATCAGATCAGACACTCTTGAGACTATGAATATatgatgttattaatttttaaggtcCCTATAGACATCATCTTCCCTTAAATATAGCTGTACCATTAGTAAGGTTAAAGGGAAAATGTAGGATCTTAAAGCTAGAAGAATTTGGAAACTGGATAAACTGATCTGGGGACAAGGCCTTGCAATAAACAGGAAGATCACtttaagtaaaagaataaagattCAAAAGGAGAAGAAACTCAAGGGATCTGACATGGGTCATATGCCAGGAAAACAGTCCAAGGAGATATTTGTTAATGCAAGGTGTAATAAGGTAACTCTCATATGATTGTATACATGATGTATGATGCAATAACTATTTAAATAATATGTCTCAAACACTGGAATGTAATAGGCCTCTTCTTTGTATGTAGAGAAGGAAGAATTTGAGGAATCACATGAGTAAGTCCTCAAAATGGTTCCAAAAAAGCCTAAATTATTCAAAGGGGCTCAAAAGCTACTACCCTATAACTGAGCTATAGCCTAGGCATGATCCTCAAAGAGAAAGCCAAAATATACATTAAGAAGACACAGTATAATCTGGATGGTATGAACTAAGGTATGTGATATTTATTCGAGGGTTGGGGGGAGAGCCAAAATGGAGCCTGGGGACTCTTCCACAGTAAACATAATACACTGAGATCAGACATCTTGGGAACTTTATTTGGAACATCTCTATAATTTGCTTGAATTCTAAATCGTAACCTGGATCATAGCTAGAATATATAAACCACACATACTTGTTGCTTATCATATCTGAGAAGCCTTATGTATaaacacatgtgtatatacaccaGCACTGTGCACATACACAAACCCCACACGACTACAAATAATTTCTCACCTGAAGATACCTGCCCACTTCTTTAGCAGAGTCTCACTATACTGATCTCTGATTTCTAACAGCATGTCAAAAAGCTGATTTACAGGAAAACCATACACctgaaacaaagttttaaaataacttcattttagAAGGTGATTTTTTTATTAGCAACATGAGAGAAATCAGGCAATGAAATATATCATCATTCAATTTAAATGACGGTAGCATGTTTCACTTGCACctaatgtctaaaattaaaagatacataccaaaatatttaagccagtcagaaaaaaatacaaagatgaaaattaaaatcaataccAGGGATAATGTCAGCTAAGTTCTCCCTACAATTCCATCTGTACCCTTAGCATACTGCACAAGTAGGGAGAGAAATTTGAAATGCTACCCACTTCTAGTGATATTCTATCAGATGTGATACATGGTTCAAATCAATAATCGTTTGTTATTCAAATAGTAGTTAAAAAACTCCAAAATCACTCAGGTACTATATCTGAattaaggacatttttaaaaactaaggtaATGAGTGGTACAATTAATTGACTTGCTCtaagcccccccccaaaaaaagggggggtgacTAGAAGTCTTTATGAGAATATGAATTGGTCAAGATGATGACAGGaaatgctgtaaaaaaaaaaaagatctagctcaaggaaaagaagaaacacaactaaaaactaaaaggcatttATTCAAGCTTGGGTAAACAACGAAAAGATCTAGAGCCGATGAATACTCCTGTAGATAAGTCTATGTAAACAGAAGCACAAACCTGCAGAGTGTCAGCAAAAAGCACAATGAGGTTCTTCAGATCTAACACAAGGTTTGGATCAGAGCAGTAagactaaaggaaataaaagacaatgagaaaaaaaaacattttaattattaaaatacaactaaattttgaattatttaattgTTTAATGCTTCACTTGTGAAGTCTCTCCAAAAAGGTTAACACCAGAATTAGCCAGGGAAGGGCTGAAATAAAGACTCCAGTAAGCCATGATCTATATTTGTAACagttggaaatttaaaaacagacttCTAAATAATTCTTCagtcaaaaagaaatcaaaattgatattgcagattatttttaaattaacaacgtaatatttgtttttgttttgtttttttttgttttgttttttttttttttttgtttcccagctCTTTCACCATCAGTAGTTTTTATTATTGGTCCTTCTTGgagattttgtattttaaaacattttgtctaCCAGTACATTTTCTCACATACATACTTAGACAAAAGCACACATCTGCTTTGATTCTGATCAGCAAAGATAATGAACTTATTTATCTGCCCAAGTCACTATAATTTGCattggatatttaaaaacaaagtatttattaTTAGCTTCTGAAGCTTTAATGTagatatgactttttttttttgtagatatgatTTCTGATAGGCCTTTACAAATACTGAAAGTAGCTTCCAGGCCCACTTCTTTTAAGGATCTTTGGAGATTCATAAGACCTACCAGTTTGAAGACTGTAAGTTACAATCCAATGAGGATGAAAATTCAGTGACTTCCCCAAAATACTTAACACTAAATTATAAGTCCTGATTACTATTTACTTTTTCACAAAATGCTCCatagagttttaaaaagacacaaaaagcatttttgtatttagataagccttttaaaatataaaataagaccaCAAAGCAGTGTGACGGGTTTTCTTCTGTCACTTGTAAACTCTAGAGAAGGGAATCCTCAGAACACTGGAAGTGCTGTGGAAATAATCTTCATTTACAATCAGGATAAACTGCATTCAGCCAGGAGTCAATGGGTCTTGGTTCTAGCTGCCATCCTGTACGATGTGATCCTGAACAAGTCTCTCAACTTCTGGAAGCCCCACCACAGGATGAAAGGGGCTTGAAGATCCCTTCCAGCTGTTCCTGTGTAATGCGATGAGATCGGACTAATGTTCCAACCTGTTTGGGGTCAGGGAGATGTTAGAACCTGAATTGAAcagaagtactttttaaattcctgcttcttttttgagtcctaaattttttttttttcatattcttccatgcactgaaatatattttcctactTAACAGGCTCTTCACTAATAGCAATTAAAAAAGCTTCTCAAGGATGTATTTCTCAtaacttgcttttatttcttctcgaCTTGTTGCTTTAATTTCTCCAAGATCTCTTCAGCAGTTGTGGATGCTAATAGCTTCACCACTTTTTCACGAGATTTACCACCCTTATCCAAAACCACATCACTCTTCCTGAGCTCCAGGACCTTGGAAAGGTACCGACAGAGCTCGGCATTAGCCTCTCCTTCTGATGCGGGAGCTGCGATGGCCACGCTCACGGCTTCTGCTGTCACATCTGTCACAGCGTTTTGTTTGGACCCTGGCTTGGCGCGGATGGCTATGGTGACACCACCTCTGGGATCCACCGTCACAGGGCCTAAGGAAGGAGGTGGTCTCTCTGGCTCCGGGCTCTTCCCCTTGTTCGTCGCACCAGCCTTCTTGGGCATCTCGGCGCCCAAGGGGAGCCCCGCGGAGGCTCTGGCCCCGCGTCCCGGCACGAGCCGCCTCAGCCCGCGGCCTAGCCGCAGCATCCCCGCGGGggagccgggcggcggcggggcggcgccGGAAGAGCCCTCTGCGCCTGCCACAACGTAATATTTGATATCAAAGCCTATGCAATGAAG of the Vulpes lagopus strain Blue_001 chromosome 5, ASM1834538v1, whole genome shotgun sequence genome contains:
- the LOC121490928 gene encoding UPF0235 protein C15orf40 homolog gives rise to the protein MVAGPRGDSRYGEMWVNLERFLGGFDIKYYVVAGAEGSSGAAPPPPGSPAGMLRLGRGLRRLVPGRGARASAGLPLGAEMPKKAGATNKGKSPEPERPPPSLGPVTVDPRGGVTIAIRAKPGSKQNAVTDVTAEAVSVAIAAPASEGEANAELCRYLSKVLELRKSDVVLDKGGKSREKVVKLLASTTAEEILEKLKQQVEKK